Proteins from one Streptomyces sp. NBC_00289 genomic window:
- a CDS encoding ABC transporter permease: MSFAPVLHSEWLKIRTLRSLCGALLAVFAVTTAFSAIAGASGTSDPEFDPLFTALSGVTPGQIAAVSFGAMAMSSEFHGDGLRLSLAAVPQRGRWFAAKATAVAVPVLLVGLVTALAALVAARAGLGDAASPLSVAEQARGVVGCAVYLTLMALLATGLAALLRSGVGTLSVLIPFLIVVSFVIGDMSGGAEDLLPDKAGQVALYETYDGTLGPWSGLGVTALWTAAALAAGAWSVRRRDA; encoded by the coding sequence ATGTCGTTCGCACCCGTGCTCCACTCCGAGTGGCTGAAGATCCGTACGCTCCGCTCGCTCTGCGGAGCCCTGCTGGCGGTGTTCGCCGTGACCACGGCGTTCTCCGCGATCGCCGGAGCCTCCGGCACCTCCGACCCCGAGTTCGACCCGCTCTTCACCGCACTGTCCGGCGTGACGCCCGGCCAGATCGCCGCGGTCTCCTTCGGCGCCATGGCGATGTCGTCGGAGTTCCACGGGGATGGACTCCGTCTCTCGCTCGCCGCGGTCCCTCAACGCGGCCGGTGGTTCGCGGCCAAGGCGACCGCCGTCGCCGTACCCGTCCTCCTCGTCGGGCTGGTCACCGCCCTCGCCGCGCTGGTCGCGGCGCGGGCGGGGCTCGGCGACGCGGCGAGCCCCCTCTCCGTGGCGGAGCAGGCCCGCGGTGTCGTGGGCTGTGCGGTCTACCTCACGCTGATGGCTCTGCTCGCGACCGGCCTGGCGGCCTTGTTGCGCAGTGGCGTGGGCACCCTGTCCGTCCTGATCCCGTTCCTCATCGTGGTCTCGTTCGTGATCGGGGACATGTCCGGCGGCGCCGAGGACCTGCTGCCCGACAAGGCGGGTCAGGTGGCCCTGTACGAGACCTACGACGGGACGCTGGGACCGTGGTCGGGGCTCGGCGTGAC